The genomic stretch CATTGATGACAACTGCTTTTGCATTTATTGCAGGTTTAGCTTGGAATGGCGCTATACAAGCTGTAATAAATGAATTTTTAAAAGCAGGGTCTGCGACAATGGGATTAATTATATATGCAGTTATAGTGACAATAATAGCTGTAATTGTTACAATAATAATTGGAAGATCCCTAGGAAAGTTAGGAATAGAATTAGATGAAGAATAATCTTTAAAAAGTATTATTCTTTATTTATTATTAATTTTAATTATTACATTAAAATTTAATCTAAAATTAAATTAAAATTTAATCTAAAAATATTATTTTTTTAATTATATTGTTTATTTTAGTACTTATTTTAGTTTTAAAAATCAATCATTTTAAAATTTAATAAAACTTAATCAACCATTATTTTTCACAATGAAGATAAAAATGAAACTATAATCTAAATATAAGCTATAGAATCTTTAATATTAGAATAAATATTCCCTAAAACACTACTAATATTCTTTTCCATATGTACAGTTTGAAGATGATTATCTGTATCAAGAGTAATATTATAATCTAAAGATTTCCAGAATTCTAATGCTCCATCAAGATTTTTATGAGTATGGAGATATATTTTTTTATACTTACTATTTTTTGAGAATTTTTCTGCTTCACCAACAAGTGCAGAAGCGATTCCTACTCTACGATAATCTTCATCAATAAAAGCTCTCCATATACTTGCAGTAGAATTCCTACAATAAAGATTACTAAATTGTTCAAATTCCCTATCATACTCTCTAATAGCCAATGTACCAATAATATTCTCATTTTTATCCTGTGCAATGAAAAAACTATTTCGTTTATTATTTAAATAGACTTCCTCCAAATTTTTTATATCTCCATGATATTTTGGTATGTAGCCATAACCATATTCCTTTTTAATCATTTTAAAAAGAAATTTTTTAGTTTTTAGTGGGAAAATTCCATCATCATCCAAAGTTCTAATTTTATAATATTTCAAAATTACACCAACACAATAAAAAAGAATATTAAAATATGAACAGTTCTTAAGTAGTATAAAAATTATTACTTTTAAAAAATACTACATGGAAATAATATTACTTGCAAATATTAATTATAAAAAGTATTAATGGAAAAATTACTTGTAAAAAGTATTACTTTTTATGAGTTTATATCCAATTAAATAATACTCAAACCATTTATTTCAAGAAGTATTACTTTTTAAGCTTAAAAATACGAAATTGTAATACTTAAGAGAGTTATTTTAAAATTAAGAATATATTATCAACTTAATTATATATATTTTGTTATTAAATATATAATATAAAATAATAATTGAAATATAAAATGAAAATATAATATATGAAATAAATCTAATAATAAATGAAAATTAAAATATAAGATAATAATTGAAATATACAAAAAACTATATGATTAAAAATAACTAAAAAAAGATAGTTAATTAAAAAATATAGCTAAAGAATTGCATTTTCAATAAAACAAATGAATATGAAACATTAATTCCATTATCAAAGAGAATATCTAGTCAAGAGATAAAAAAAGGATGATAAAATGAGCTGTTATAAATATTGGGGCAAAATAGAAGAAATAGCTACTGCATTGGAAGACTATGGAGATATTGATAAATATGGAGATTCTAAGCTCGACAATATTAAACTGGAAAAGATTTTAAAGCTATTAGACGAGGTTGAAATAATTGCTCATGATAATATAATTGATTTCGACTCAGCAAAGCATATTCTAGATGATCCAAAAATGAATAAAGCTTTACAGCTAATAAGAAAATTTTATGTTTATGCTGGATCACGATTAGAAACTGAAAATGCAAAAAAGATTTTAGAATCAGAAAATCCTGAAAAAACTCTTGAATCATTCACATTCTTTGATAGATACGAAGGTTTGATTAAAAACGAAAGTCAACTTGTTAAATTTGATGAAAATAAAAAAATAATCTTTATTGGAAGTGGTCCTTTACCTTTAACACTTATCATGTTTAATAAGATTTTTAAATCAAAATGTATTGGAATTGAAATGGATGAGAAGGTAGCTAATTTATCTCGAGAAGTATTAAAGAAAATAAATATGGAAGAAAATATTGAAATAATTGTTGGTGATGAAAAAACAATACAAAATATCGATTATGACATTATTATGGTTGCAGCTCTTGCTGAACCAAAAGAAAGAGTTTTTGCAAATGTTTGGGAAATGATTAATGAAAAAACACCTGTTCTATATAGAACATATACTGGTATGAGGGCAATATTATATTCCCCTGTAACTGAGAAAGAAACTAGAGGGTTCCATAAAGAAGTAATGATACTTCCAACAGGAAATATAAATAACACATCAGTTCTAATAAGAAAAATAATTTGATAATAAATACTAAAAATAAAAACTTCAACATCCTCAAATAATTATTTAAGTATTTAAATTAATATATGAAAATTGATTACTAACAACTAAAATTACTATTCACTATCAACTAAAATAATATCAATTAAATAATACTCAAACCATATAAAAAAAATAATTTTCATAATATTATAATAATTAATGGAATGATTTAATGACTATTGCTGATTCAAGATTAAGTAAAAATAGACTTTCAGCATTAATGGATGGAATATTTGCCATTGCAATGACAATATTAATTCTTGGAGTAACACCACCATCCACTGTAGAGAATATAACACAACCACAGGTTATAAATTACTTAATAAGCATAATTCCAGAATATGTAAGTTTTATAATAAGCTTTTTAATTATAAGTATATTATGGTTAAATTCCCATGCTCAATTTAAATATATAAATAATATAAATAGTAGCTATTTATGGCTTAGTATATATGAATTAATAGCTATTGTTAGTATTCCTTTAACAACAGCAATTTTTACAAGCTATGGAAACTTTACAATAGGAACAGTCCCATTTAACATTAATCTATTAGTTATTGGGATTATAAATGTTACTAAATGGAATCATCTAGTTAAAAATAATCTATTAATTCCTGATATCTCTAAAGAAGAAATTAATACCATATCAAAAAGTAAAAAAAGCTTTATAATCATTCCTATAATAAGTATGATTGTTTCTGTTTTTATACCTCTTTATTGTGGACTTGTATATTTCTTAATTTTTATACAAACACGTTTGAGATAATAAATTTAAAAAATATAAAAGAATAGATTATAATGTAAAATTAAATTATAATGTAAATGATATGATATCAAATTATTAAACTATATCATAAATTAACTATCATTATAAATTTCATTATAAACTACCTTTATTTAAACGATTTTTATTATAAACTATTAAATTATCTCTTTATAGTTAATTCCTTTATAATTAATACTATTTTTAATAATAAAATATAATAAAAAAGGTTCAAATTATATGAACCAATTATTAAATTATATTAAATATTAAATATATTAAATTATATTTGTTATTAAAGTATATTGTATAATCAATTATTAATTAGAATTATGCTCTAATTAATGTAGCTCTAGATCCATATGCTTTATCTTTACCAGAACTTCCACAATAATCTGCATCACAGTATTTACAAGTTAATTCTTTCTCATAAACACCTTTTGGATTTATTACTAATCCTCCATATTTTCCACATAAAGGACAGTAGTTTTCCCAAGTATTTGTAGTCCATTTATAAGGAAGTCCAGTTCCACCAGCACTTGGTAATGATGTGATAGTTATTGTATTTTTAGTTGTTGTGTTTTTTGAAGATTTATAACTGTCTGTTGAAGGTTCATAGCTATTTGAAGATTTTTTAGACTCATCATATGAGTTATCTAAATTTTTAGACTTATTATCAGAACTATTTGATTTTTTAGATTTTTCAGTATTAATATTAGAATTTTCAGATTTATTTACTGAATTA from Methanobrevibacter arboriphilus JCM 13429 = DSM 1125 encodes the following:
- a CDS encoding DUF5654 family protein, with translation MGDSMKVQTLKTLATLMTTAFAFIAGLAWNGAIQAVINEFLKAGSATMGLIIYAVIVTIIAVIVTIIIGRSLGKLGIELDEE
- a CDS encoding GNAT family N-acetyltransferase; the encoded protein is MKYYKIRTLDDDGIFPLKTKKFLFKMIKKEYGYGYIPKYHGDIKNLEEVYLNNKRNSFFIAQDKNENIIGTLAIREYDREFEQFSNLYCRNSTASIWRAFIDEDYRRVGIASALVGEAEKFSKNSKYKKIYLHTHKNLDGALEFWKSLDYNITLDTDNHLQTVHMEKNISSVLGNIYSNIKDSIAYI
- a CDS encoding nicotianamine synthase family protein; the protein is MSCYKYWGKIEEIATALEDYGDIDKYGDSKLDNIKLEKILKLLDEVEIIAHDNIIDFDSAKHILDDPKMNKALQLIRKFYVYAGSRLETENAKKILESENPEKTLESFTFFDRYEGLIKNESQLVKFDENKKIIFIGSGPLPLTLIMFNKIFKSKCIGIEMDEKVANLSREVLKKINMEENIEIIVGDEKTIQNIDYDIIMVAALAEPKERVFANVWEMINEKTPVLYRTYTGMRAILYSPVTEKETRGFHKEVMILPTGNINNTSVLIRKII
- a CDS encoding TMEM175 family protein — encoded protein: MTIADSRLSKNRLSALMDGIFAIAMTILILGVTPPSTVENITQPQVINYLISIIPEYVSFIISFLIISILWLNSHAQFKYINNINSSYLWLSIYELIAIVSIPLTTAIFTSYGNFTIGTVPFNINLLVIGIINVTKWNHLVKNNLLIPDISKEEINTISKSKKSFIIIPIISMIVSVFIPLYCGLVYFLIFIQTRLR